The following are encoded in a window of Palaemon carinicauda isolate YSFRI2023 chromosome 31, ASM3689809v2, whole genome shotgun sequence genomic DNA:
- the LOC137624752 gene encoding carbohydrate sulfotransferase 11-like codes for MEVLRKKQGKNGEFTGVVLDKKEMRMVMAELRHRMRERTSLVNMTCHKYRNKLLHLYAKWLGVEESWQRVDPLLHVNPDILVNRKQRLVWCKVPKVASTSFVHGLLRVTGGGDLIEDKIFSRSNLHIILRRMMPYPRPGEDIGKFIAFMAVRHPFQRILSAYRDKFMDRSEVVQFKKFKELYGLSVIAKYRKSDPPVEYRDIPTFLEFVQYLISTPIWEYNEHWRPYFLTCSACHHRYDAILHLETLQDDSEFLVNITGFRELAPRHVHITRSKSGPEIPAGINVNVSKGNKQSKHKKIKQLDLKKMMHSRHGKVNKNLVDEPLLMHHQEEEDSAFIKNIEAKFFSEITLQHLLELHKIFLIDFEMFGYNLSPYDQYVCD; via the exons ATGGAGGTACTGAGAAAGAAGCAAGGTAAAAATGGAGAATTTACTGgagttgttttagacaagaaagagatgaggatg GTAATGGCCGAGTTACGTCATCGCATGCGGGAAAGAACGAGTCTAGTAAACATGACTTGCCATAAATATAGAAACAAACTGCTCCATCTCTACGC GAAATGGCTTGGCGTAGAGGAATCTTGGCAAAGAGTCGACCCTTTACTGCACGTGAACCCAGATATTCTTGTAAACCGCAAGCAGAGATTAGTGTGGTGTAAG GTCCCCAAAGTCGCTTCAACGTCCTTCGTCCACGGACTCCTTCGAGTGACCGGAGGAGGAGACCTCATCGAAGATAAAATATTCTCCCGAAGTAATTTGCATATAATCCTTCGACGGATGATGCCCTATCCGAGGCCAGGGGAGGACATCGGGAAATTCATTGCCTTTATGGCTGTCAGACATCCTTTTCAGAGGATCCTTTCGGCTTACAG GGACAAATTCATGGACAGAAGCGAGGTCGTCCAGTTCAAGAAATTCAAGGAGCTGTACGGCCTCTCCGTCATTGCCAAGTACAGGAAGAGTGACCCGCCGGTGGAATACAGAGACATCCCAACATTTTtggaattcgtccagtacctaatTTCGACTCCAATCTGGGAATACAACGAACACTGGCGTCCTTATTTCCTCACCTGTTCAGCCTGCCACCACCGTTACGACGCCATCCTGCATCTTGAAACTCTACAGGACGACTCTGAGTTTTTGGTCAACATTACGGGTTTTCGGGAACTAGCCCCGCGCCATGTCCACATCACGCGAAGCAAATCTGGGCCCGAAATACCCGCCGGAATAAATGTGAATGTCAGCAAAGGTAATAAGCAGTCGAAACATAAGAAAATTAAGCAACTAGATTTGAAAAAAATGATGCATTCACGGCACGGAAAAGTTAACAAAAATCTGGTTGACGAGCCTCTTTTAATGCATCACCAGGAAGAAGAAGACAGCGCATTTATCAAAAACATCGAAGCTAAATTCTTCTCCGAAATAACATTGCAACATCTACTGGAATTGCATAAGATTTTCTTGATTGACTTCGAGATGTTTGGCTATAATTTATCACCATATGATCAGTACGTctgtgactaa